From a single Populus nigra chromosome 18, ddPopNigr1.1, whole genome shotgun sequence genomic region:
- the LOC133678811 gene encoding B3 domain-containing transcription factor NGA4-like, with translation MTSFSKILSKTDIKKRLTVPIKFLKSLPSFDGGHAVKFEARDEGGEAWAFQCSVRRRGHPKPVLTRGWKAFINSKKLKTGDKVSFIKCKNRATAKTSYRVRAEKEIKIFGAIIGYAPL, from the coding sequence ATGACAAGTTTCTCAAAGATCCTCAGCAAGACTGATATTAAGAAGAGACTGACAGTGCCTATCAAGTTTCTCAAATCTCTTCCATCATTCGACGGGGGCCATGCCGTAAAGTTTGAAGCTAGAGATGAGGGAGGCGAAGCCTGGGCCTTTCAGTGCTCCGTCCGCCGGAGAGGGCACCCGAAGCCAGTCCTTACACGGGGTTGGAAGGCTTTCATCAACAGCAAGAAACTTAAAACTGGCGACAAGGTCAGTTTTATTAAATGTAAGAATCGAGCTACCGCAAAAACCTCTTACAGAGTTCGTGCTGAAAAGGAAATCAAGATCTTTGGAGCTATTATTGGGTATGCTCCATTGTAG